TACGAGGAAGGCGGCCAGCTCACCGAGGCCGTACGCCGCAAGCCGTACTCGGTCGTCCTGTTCGACGAGATCGAGAAGGCTCACAGCGACGTCTTCAACACTCTGCTGCAGATCCTCGATGACGGCCGCATCACCGATGCCCAGGGCCGCACCGTCGACTTCCGCAACACCGTGATCATCATGACGTCCAACATCGGCTCCGAGCACCTTCTCGACGGTGCCACCGCCGAGGGTGAGATCAAGCCCGACGCCCGCGCGCTGGTGATGGGCGAGCTGCGCGGGCACTTCCGCCCGGAGTTCCTCAACCGCGTCGACGACATCGTGCTGTTCAAGCCGCTGGGCGAGCGGCAGATCGAAAGGATCGTGGAGCTTCAGTTCGACGAACTGCGGCAGCGGCTGGCGGAACGCCGCATCGACGTAGAACTCACCGATGCGGCGCGAGAGGTGATTTCCCACCAGGGCTACGACCCGGTGTACGGGGCCAGGCCGCTGCGGCGGTACATCTCCCACGAGGTGGAGACGCTGGTCGGACGTGCCCTTCTGCGTGGTGACGTCCAGGACGGCGCGACCGTTCGTGTCGACGCCGCGCACGGAGAGCTGGTGGTCACCTACGACCCGCCGGAAGAGGCCCGGGAAGCGAGGGCAGCGTGAACACCACACGGACAACGACGGTGACCTGCCCGCACTGCGGGCGCGACAACCGCATTCCTGTTGCCGCCGAGGGACGCCCCAGATGCGGCCACTGCAAGCAGCCGCTGCCCTGGGTCGTCGACGCAGGGGACGACGACTTCACCGAAGTCGCCGACAAGGCCGTCCAACCTGTCGTCGTGGACCTCTGGGCCACCTGGTGCGGCCCCTGCCGCATGGTCAGCCCCGCCCTCGAACAGGTCGCCCGCGACCTCGCCGGACGGATCAAGCTCGTCAAGGTCGACATCGACAAGAACCCACAAGTCAGCAAGCGGTTCGAGGTCCAGGCAGTGCCCACGCTGCTCGTCCAGGACCACGGCGAGACGGTCGCCCGACAGGCCGGAGCGGCACCGGCCCACGTCCTGCGGCAGTGGGTCGAACAAGCCCTGGAAGGCCGGCAGGCCACTGCGGGGCAGTGAGTCACCATGGCCCGGCCACCACAAGGGCTTCCCGAAACCACGCGATAGCGCACCACTTGGGAGGAGAACGTCATGGCCACGATTCCGGATCCGCACCTGGCAATGGTGCGGCCCGTCACGCCGCGCACCCCGCAGGGCTGCGAGGAGTGCCTCAGGGAGCACTCCCCGTGGGTGCACCTGCGCCTCTGCCTCACCTGCGGGCACGTCGGCTGCTGCGATTCCTCACCCCTCAAACACGCCCGACGGCACGCGGGCAGTGCCGGGCACCCCATCGTCCAGTCCTTCCAACCGGGAGAGGACTGGCGCTGGTGCTACGTTCACGAGGCTCTGGTCTGATGAGCACGGCGCAGCACGGGAATGGTGCGGTCCGTGAGACACCGGACCGGTACGGAGCGTTCCCCCGCTTGACACCGGAACAGCTTCAGAACCTGACCCCGCACGGCGAGCGCCGCAGGACCACGGAAGGCGAGGTGCTGTACCGGGAGGGAGAGCCGTTCCGGGAGTTCCTCGCGATCCTCAGCGGCACGGTCGAGATCCTTCAGGACCACGGCGATCGGGAGGAGCGCACGATGGCGCTGCACGGACCCGGCAGGTTCCTGGGTGAGCTGGGAATGCTGGAGGGGCAGGCCGCCTTCGACACCGCGGTGGTCCGTGAGGCCGGCGAGATCCTCGCCGTGCCGGTGGAACGCCAGCGCACCTTGATCGGCCGCGACCCCGTACTCGGTGACCTGATCCTCCGGGCTTGCCTGGGCCGCCGGTATCTCCTCATCGGCCTCGGCGCAGGTTTCCGCATCCTGGGATCGTGCTACTCGCGGGACACGCGGCGGTTGCGGGAGTTCGCTGCCCGCAACAGGCTCCCCCACCGCTGGCTGGATCTGGAGAGGGACAAGGAAGCTGAGGCGCTGCTGCGTCGATTCTCCGTCCGCCCCGACGAAACTCCGGTCGTCCTCTGGAAGGGCGATCGAGTGCTGCGCAATCCGAGCAACGCCGAACTCGCCAGGCTCATCGGGCTGCCCGCCCCCACGGCGAAGGACGCCCAGTGCGACGTGGTGGTGGTCGGCGCGGGCCCCGCGGGACTCGCCGCAGCCGTGTACGGCGCCTCCGACGGCCTCACCACGATCTCCGTCGACGCCGTGGCCACCGGAGGCCAGGCAGGCACCTCGTCCCGCATCGAGAACTACCTCGGCTTCCCGTCGGGCATCTCCGGAGGCGAGCTCATCGAACGCGCGGTGCTCCAGGCCCACAAATTCGGTGCCCGCCTCATGGTGCCGGCCCAGGTCAACAGGCTCACATCGCAGGACGACGCGTACGTGGTCACCTTCACAGACGGGTCCCACGTCCGGGCGGGCGCCGTGGTGCTCGCCTCGGGTGTCCGGTACCGCAGGCTCGAGGTGCCCGGCATCGAGCGGCTGGAGGGCATCAGCGTCTACTACGCGGCGACCGTGCACGAGGCGAGTCTCTGCGAGGCGGACCCGGTCGCGGTGGTCGGCGGGGGCAACTCCGCCGGCCAGGCGGCGCTGTTCCTGGCGCAACACGCGTCCGGAGTCCACCTCCTCGTCCGGGGCGGCGACCTCAACGCGGACATGTCCCGTTACCTGGTGGACCAGGTCGAACGTCATCCGAAGATCGAGGTGCTCCTCCACACCGAAGTCCGGGGCGTCTCCGGGAAGGACAAACTGGAGTCGCTGAGCGTCGAGGACAACACACGCGGTGAGCGCCGCCCGCTGCGGGCCGCCGCGCTGTTCGTGTTCATCGGGGCCCGCCCGCGCACGGAGTGGCTGAGGGGAGCCCTGGCCCTGGACGAGAAGGGCTTCGTCCTGACGGGGGCTGACGCCCGGGCTGCTGCCGACGCGACCCGGTGGGACGCACTCGGCCGTGCTCCCTTGCTGCTGGAGACCAGCCTTCCCGGGGTCTTCGCGGCCGGCGACGTGAGGAGCGGCTCGGTCAAACGAGTTGCCTCGGCCACCGGTGAAGGCGCCATGGCCATTCGCCTCGTGCACGAGCACCGCGAGAATGCCGGCAACCTCGTCCGCGACCGCACCACAGGCCCTGAGAGACCTCAACCGGAGGCGGACCGGTCCCCACCTCGGCGCTGATCCTTGGATCCTCAGAGTCGGAAAGGAAACCGCCCGCCGGCTCCCGTCGCGCGGTTCCCTGCACGATCAGGTACTCAGGAAGGGTGGACATGGACGAGGTAGACCCCTTCGTGCGGGTCCGGGGTGCCAGCGAGAACAACCTGCGGAACATCGATGTCGATCTTCCGCGGGACGCGATGGTCGCCTTCACGGGCGTCTCCGGGTCCGGCAAGTCCTCGCTCGCGTTCGGCACGCTCTACGCCGAGGCGCAGCGGCGCTACTTCGAGTCCGTGGCACCGTACGTCCGGAGGCTGTTGCAGCAGGTCGGTGCACCGCACGTGCAGGAGATCACCGGACTGCCACCGGCGGTGGCCCTGCAGCAGCGACGCGGGGCGCCCAGTTCGCGCTCGACGGTCGGCACCATCACCACACTGTCCAATCTGCTGCGCATGCTGTACTCCCGCGCCGGCACCTATCCGCCCGGGGCCGCACGGCTGGACGCCGAGTCGTTCTCACCGAACACCGCGGCCGGGGCCTGCCCGGAGTGCCACGGACTGGGCGTTGTCCACGATGTCGCCGAGGACCTCCTTGTCCCGGACCACTCGCTGAGTATCCGAGAGGGGGCGATCGCCGCCTGGCCGGGCGCCTGGCAGGGGGCCAACCTGCGCAGCATCGTCAATGGCCTGGGGATCGACATCGACCGACCGTGGCGCAGGCTCAAGAAGAAGGACCGGGACTGGCTGCTGTACACGGACGAACAGCCCTCCGTCTACATCGAGCCGGAGGAGGACCGCGTCGACTACGGCTACCAGGGCAAGTTCTGGAGCGCCCGTAAGCACATCATGCACGTCCTTGCCGACTCCAAGAGCGAGAAGATGCGCGAACGGGCGCTCCGGTTCGTCAGGAGCGTGCCATGCCCCGAGTGCCACGGCAGCGGACTACGTCCCGAGGCGCTCGCCGTGACCTTCGCCGGACGGTCCATCGCCGAAGTCAACGCGATGCCGCTCACCGAGGTCGCGGCGCTGCTGCGGCCCGTCGCACGGCGGTCCGAGGCCGACGCCACCACTTCCACCGCCCGGTCCGGGGAAACGACCGAGGTCGCGGTCCGGATCTGCGGCGATCTGGTCGCGCGGGTCGCCGTACTGCTCGACCTGGGCCTGGGATATCTCAGCCTCGGGCGCCGCTCGACGACCCTGTCGCCCGGCGAGGCGCAACGCCTACGGATCGCCACACAACTGCGCTCGGGGCTGTTCGGCGTCGTCTACGTCCTCGACGAACCCTCCGCGGGCCTGCACCCGGCTGACGCGGAACCGCTGCTGGACGTGCTGGAGCGCCTCAAGGCGGCGGGCAACTCACTGTTCGTCGTGGAGCACGACATGGACGTCGTACGGCGGGCGGACTGGGTGGTCGACATCGGACCCGGCGCCGGTGAGGGCGGCGGGCGCGTGCTGTACAGCGGCCCCGTCGCCGGTCTTGAGCAGGTGGAGGAGTCGGCCACGAGCCGGTATCTGTTCGGGCGCGCCGAGCCACTCGAACACCGGCCGCGCACACCGCACGGCTGGCTGCACCTGAGCGGCGTGTCCCGCCACAATCTGCGTGACGTGTCCGTGGAGGTACCGCTGTGCGTACTGACGGCGGTGACGGGTGTGTCCGGTTCCGGAAAGTCGACGCTGGTCACGCAGGTGCTCGCCGAGGTCGTACGAAGCCACCTCGGACTCGGGCCCGAGGATCTTGACGAGGCACGACTGGAGGTAGACGTGCAGGACGCGTCTGGGGTCGAGTCGTTCGACCGGCTGGTCCGGGTCGACCAACGGCCCATCGGGCGTACTCCGCGGTCCAACCTTGCCACGTACACGGGGATGTTCGACGCGGTGCGCAAGCTGTACGCGGCGACGGACGAGGCCAGGGCGCGCGGCTACACGGCCGGCCGGTTCTCTTTCAACGTGCCCGAAGGGCGGTGCGAGACCTGTCAGGGCGAAGGATTCGTCGCGGTGGAACTGCTGTTCCTGCCTGGTACCTACGCACCGTGCCCGACTTGCCAGGGCGCCCGGTACAACGCCGAAACGCTGGAAGTCACCTACCGCGGCAAGAACATCGCGGAAGTGCTGGGGCTGTCCGTCGACGCCGCCGCCGAGTTCCTTTCCGCCGTCCCGGCCGCCGCCCGCAGTCTGGAGACGTTGCGCGAGGTGGGACTGGGGTACCTGCGGCTGGGACAGCCCGCCACGGAGCTCAGCGGCGGTGAGGCGCAGCGCATCAAACTGGCCACCGAACTGCAGCGGGCCCGTCGTGGCCACACGCTCTACCTGCTCGACGAACCGACGGCGGGCCTGCACCCCTCTGACGTCGCACTGCTGCTGCGCCAGCTGCACCGCCTCGTCGACGCGGGCAACACGGTCGTCCTCGTCGAGCACGACCTGGACACGATCACCACCGCCGACTGGGTCATCGACCTCGGGCCGGGCGGCGGCGACGCGGGCGGACGGGTGGTCGCGGCGGGCCCGCCGGTCAAGGTCGCGAAAGCCCGTCGTAGCGCCACCGCACGCTATCTCGCGGCCCGGCTCGCAAGCTCCTGACGATGGTCCGAGAGGGCTGATCACCCGTCACGGAGAGCAGGCCCCGTACGGGCAGAACGACGGGAATCCGGCCGCTCCGCCCGTACCGGCCGGCCGGCGCCAGCGTGTCATCGCGTGGCCGATGCCACGCCGGAGGCATTCTGTGGGCATCTGCGGTCGCGGGGACGGACAACGAGAAGGATGCAGTCATGCAAGCGTCGTCGCAGGTCGTCACGGTGGTCGTTCTCCTCGCGGACCCGGACGCGCCGACCGTGGTCGCGAAGCGCCTGGCACGGACCCTTCCCGCCCGGCTCGCCGAGAAGTCCGGTCGGCAGAGGCGGTTCGCTGTCGAGGTGGTCAGCAGACCCTTCACTGCGGACGCCGAGGACCCGTCCACGTTGATACGCCGGATCGTGGAGGACGGAAATACGGAGAACTGGGACATCGTCGTGGCCCTCACCGACCTTCCGCTGCACTCGCACAGGCGAAGGGTCGTCGTGGATCTGAGCCACGAACACGGGACGGCGTTGCTTTCCCTTCCGTCCCTGGGGGGCTGGCGGTTGCAGGGAAAGGCACGGCGGGTCGTGGAGGAAGCCGTGCTCAGCCTGGCCGCTTCGCGGTCCCCCGGATGTGAGCGAGCTGCCTGTCGCCGACCGCCGCTCGGCCCCTTCGCCGGCCGCCTCGCGCCCATCCGCCCGGGCCCTGTCGACGAGGAGGAGCTCGCCGATCTGCGCTACGTCGCCGACGGCCCGCGCGGCTACGTCAAATTGCTCGTCGGCATGGTCCGCGCCAACCGGCCGTGGCGGCTGGTGCCGGGCCTGTCCAAAGCCCTGGCCGCCGCACTCGCCACGGGAGCCATCGCCACGGTGGACGACACCGTCTGGAGCCTGGCCACCTCCCTGGGCACGCCACGCCTCGTCGTCGCCACGGTCGGTTCCGTCGGGCTCATGATCGGCTGGCTGATCGTGGACGCGAACCTGTGGCATCGCACAACGGAAGGATCGCCGGAGGCGAGACAGCGGTCGGTTCTCTACAACACGTCGACCCTGGTGACCGTGAGCATCGGGGCAGTCGTCTGCTACGTCGGCCTGATGCTCGTCAGCTTCGTGTGGGCGCTCTTCGTACTCAACGGCCACGTGTTCGCCTCCGCGACCCGGCATCCGCTGAACGCGCAGAACTACTGCACGCTGTCATGGTTCGTGGCTTCGATTGCCACAGTGGGCGGCGCACTGGGGTCGGGGCTGGAGAGCGACGAGGCGATCCGAGCAGCGGCCTATTCCACGCGCGAACAGAAACGTCGCCACATGCTCCAGGGCGAGCACGGTGGCTAGCCGCAGGCACGATGCACACGCACCGGTGGCGACGGCACACGGCCTGTCCCGCCCCTCTCCTCGGCGATGACGAGATGAACATGATGGTGGCTCCGGCGATCCGGCCGACGCGAGCTGAAACGATCTTCCGGCTGGGCCCGCACCCATGACGTGGCCGAGGGCCTTGAGGGACGTCCTCCGATCCGGGCTCAGCATCGAGGAGACGCGCCTGGAGCCCCTGCTCGCGCTGCGCGCGGCCGTCGGTGTGGCGCTCCTCGTCGGGCCGGCGCTGTGGCTCGGCTCCCCCGCGTATGCCGCATCCGCCGCCCTCGGCGCCTTCTCCGCGGGCGGGGCCACCTTCCAGCGCGCCTGGCGCCCACGCAAGGTGATCGCGCTCGGCGCGGGCGCGGGGCTGGCTCTCAGCACCCTGGCGGGGTACCTGGCGGCGGGGCACCTCGTGACGTTCCTTCCGCTGCTGGCCCTCTGGACCTTCGTGGCGGGGCTGGCGTGGGCCGTCGGATCGACCGCTGGGATCGTCGCGGCGACGACCGTCGGCAGCATGCTGGTGACCATTACCCTGCCCACGAGCGCCGGACGGGCCCTGGAGCACGCCGGGATCATCGCGCTCGGCGGAGTGGTGCAGGCAGTACTGATCCTGCTGTTCCCGATCCGCCGATGGGGGGCGCATCGGGACGCGCTCGCCGACGCTCTGGCCGCCGTGGCGGACTACGCCCGTCGGCTCCGGCACGACCCGACGGCCGGCTTCGACCCCGAGCCCTTGATGACAGCCCGGGACGCGGCGGCCGTGACGCCGTCTCAGGCTCGCACGCGCCCCGTCGCCCTGCACGGTCCGCGAGGAGTTGCCGAGCGCATGGTGCCGGCCATCGCCGCGCTGGCCGACCCGGACATCGGCGCCCCGGCCGAGGGTCCCGGGCGGGACCGCGCGCGGGAACTGCTCGACGCGGCCGCTGAGGTGCTGGATGCGGCCGCCCGGTCGATCCGGCGAGGCACCCCCGTCGAGGTACCGCCAAGAACATCGGAGCTCCTGCGAGAAGGCACGGAGCACGAGGTGCTCGAAGGTCCGGCGAGGCAGGCCGCCGAAAGACTCAGGGAACTGCTCGGGGAGGCGCTGGAGATCGCGGAGTGCGGCAACGTACGCAGAGGGACGCCCGTACGCCACGGAGGCGCACGCGTCGAGTTCCTGGAGCGCCCGACCATGTTCCGGCTTGTTCCGGTCGTCGCACGGGCGGTCCGCCGTGAGCTCCGACGCGACTCGCCCGTCTTCCGGCATGCCGTTCGTCTGGCGGCGGTGGCCACGCTCGGCTACCTCATCGCCGCACAGCTGCCCCTGGGGCACGGCTACTGGGCGCCCATCGCCTCGGTCATGGTGATGCGCCCGGACTTCCACCGGACGTACGCGCGTGCGGTCGCCCGTCTCGCCGGGACTCTGGTAGGTGTCGCGCTCGCCACCGGGGCCGTGGAGGCCCTGGGCCCGGACGCCCGTCTCTTCGGTGCGCTGGCGGTGGTCTCGGCGGGCCTGTCGTACACCCTGATCCGTACGGGCTACGCCTACTCCCAGTGCTTCGCCGCCGCCTACGTCGTCTTCCTGCTCGGCATGGGCGGTCAGGAATGGGAACAGACGGTTCCGGAGCGGATGGCCCTCACTCTGCTGGGCGGAGCCCTGGCCATGCTGGCCTACGCGGTCTTTCCCGCGTGGGAGACGCCCCGGCTACGGGAGCGGCTGGCGGACTGGCTTGCCGCCAACGGCCGCCACGCGGCGGCAGTGCTCCGCCACTTCGCCGAACCGACCGCGGACCGCCGTGCCGACATGCGCAGCGCCCAACTGGCGAGCAGAAGAGCCCGCGCCGCCTGGCAAGAGGCATACGACCGGGCACAACAGGAACCGGTCCGCCCCAGGGGCCTGACCGCGCAAGAGGCGAAGGACGCTCAGAAGGCGCTCGAAGGTTTCGACAGAGCAGCAACGCTCATGGAGAGCCGCGTCCCGCACGACGACAACCCTTCCACTCCCGAGGTGGAGGAGTTGGCCGAAGCCCTGGAATCGGACACGGAGCAGGCGGCAGCCGATGTGCGCGAGCACAGGGACCCGGACTGGGCACGCGTGGAGAAGGCCCTCCGGACATGGGAAGAAGCCGGTGGCCGGAGCCCGGCGCTACGGAGCGAGGCAGACCTGCAGAAGCACGCCCTGGAGAACCTGGCGACAGCGGTGAGCCGCACCCCCTTGGAGCGCGATGTCGGCTCTCTGCGCGAGGACCAGCGCGTGTGGGAAGCGGTGGAGGCTCAAGGCAATGGTTCGGAACCCGCGCACCGGGGTGGATGACCACCTGTCGCAGCAGGCGTGCGCCCCGCTTCCGAGGTCCGCCTGGTCCGAGAGATGGCCAGGATGAGGGAGCTTCACGCTTAGGACGCGGCGATCAGTCGGTGGGTTGCCCGCTCCGCGGTCCAAGCCCTGACGAGTTCCTCTCTCGTAACCCTTCGGACCGAGGTCTCCTTTGTGGAGACCTGTCGGCCCGCCCCTCCCTTGTGTTCCGCCTCGCCAGCGCCACGGGCTGTCGGCCAGGGGCCCACCGTCCTCTGCCCAAGATCCGGGCCATACGCGGCCCAGCCGCCTGCAGTGCGGTCGAATCCCGACCGTTTCCGCTGGTCAGTAACCACGCGAGTCGTGTACCACCAGCAGACGCAGAATCTGCTATCAGGTGTGACACGCTCACCTG
This DNA window, taken from Streptomyces griseus subsp. griseus, encodes the following:
- the trxA gene encoding thioredoxin, with product MNTTRTTTVTCPHCGRDNRIPVAAEGRPRCGHCKQPLPWVVDAGDDDFTEVADKAVQPVVVDLWATWCGPCRMVSPALEQVARDLAGRIKLVKVDIDKNPQVSKRFEVQAVPTLLVQDHGETVARQAGAAPAHVLRQWVEQALEGRQATAGQ
- a CDS encoding UBP-type zinc finger domain-containing protein, which gives rise to MATIPDPHLAMVRPVTPRTPQGCEECLREHSPWVHLRLCLTCGHVGCCDSSPLKHARRHAGSAGHPIVQSFQPGEDWRWCYVHEALV
- a CDS encoding FAD-dependent oxidoreductase; its protein translation is MSTAQHGNGAVRETPDRYGAFPRLTPEQLQNLTPHGERRRTTEGEVLYREGEPFREFLAILSGTVEILQDHGDREERTMALHGPGRFLGELGMLEGQAAFDTAVVREAGEILAVPVERQRTLIGRDPVLGDLILRACLGRRYLLIGLGAGFRILGSCYSRDTRRLREFAARNRLPHRWLDLERDKEAEALLRRFSVRPDETPVVLWKGDRVLRNPSNAELARLIGLPAPTAKDAQCDVVVVGAGPAGLAAAVYGASDGLTTISVDAVATGGQAGTSSRIENYLGFPSGISGGELIERAVLQAHKFGARLMVPAQVNRLTSQDDAYVVTFTDGSHVRAGAVVLASGVRYRRLEVPGIERLEGISVYYAATVHEASLCEADPVAVVGGGNSAGQAALFLAQHASGVHLLVRGGDLNADMSRYLVDQVERHPKIEVLLHTEVRGVSGKDKLESLSVEDNTRGERRPLRAAALFVFIGARPRTEWLRGALALDEKGFVLTGADARAAADATRWDALGRAPLLLETSLPGVFAAGDVRSGSVKRVASATGEGAMAIRLVHEHRENAGNLVRDRTTGPERPQPEADRSPPRR
- the uvrA gene encoding excinuclease ABC subunit UvrA codes for the protein MDEVDPFVRVRGASENNLRNIDVDLPRDAMVAFTGVSGSGKSSLAFGTLYAEAQRRYFESVAPYVRRLLQQVGAPHVQEITGLPPAVALQQRRGAPSSRSTVGTITTLSNLLRMLYSRAGTYPPGAARLDAESFSPNTAAGACPECHGLGVVHDVAEDLLVPDHSLSIREGAIAAWPGAWQGANLRSIVNGLGIDIDRPWRRLKKKDRDWLLYTDEQPSVYIEPEEDRVDYGYQGKFWSARKHIMHVLADSKSEKMRERALRFVRSVPCPECHGSGLRPEALAVTFAGRSIAEVNAMPLTEVAALLRPVARRSEADATTSTARSGETTEVAVRICGDLVARVAVLLDLGLGYLSLGRRSTTLSPGEAQRLRIATQLRSGLFGVVYVLDEPSAGLHPADAEPLLDVLERLKAAGNSLFVVEHDMDVVRRADWVVDIGPGAGEGGGRVLYSGPVAGLEQVEESATSRYLFGRAEPLEHRPRTPHGWLHLSGVSRHNLRDVSVEVPLCVLTAVTGVSGSGKSTLVTQVLAEVVRSHLGLGPEDLDEARLEVDVQDASGVESFDRLVRVDQRPIGRTPRSNLATYTGMFDAVRKLYAATDEARARGYTAGRFSFNVPEGRCETCQGEGFVAVELLFLPGTYAPCPTCQGARYNAETLEVTYRGKNIAEVLGLSVDAAAEFLSAVPAAARSLETLREVGLGYLRLGQPATELSGGEAQRIKLATELQRARRGHTLYLLDEPTAGLHPSDVALLLRQLHRLVDAGNTVVLVEHDLDTITTADWVIDLGPGGGDAGGRVVAAGPPVKVAKARRSATARYLAARLASS
- a CDS encoding FUSC family protein, whose product is MTWPRALRDVLRSGLSIEETRLEPLLALRAAVGVALLVGPALWLGSPAYAASAALGAFSAGGATFQRAWRPRKVIALGAGAGLALSTLAGYLAAGHLVTFLPLLALWTFVAGLAWAVGSTAGIVAATTVGSMLVTITLPTSAGRALEHAGIIALGGVVQAVLILLFPIRRWGAHRDALADALAAVADYARRLRHDPTAGFDPEPLMTARDAAAVTPSQARTRPVALHGPRGVAERMVPAIAALADPDIGAPAEGPGRDRARELLDAAAEVLDAAARSIRRGTPVEVPPRTSELLREGTEHEVLEGPARQAAERLRELLGEALEIAECGNVRRGTPVRHGGARVEFLERPTMFRLVPVVARAVRRELRRDSPVFRHAVRLAAVATLGYLIAAQLPLGHGYWAPIASVMVMRPDFHRTYARAVARLAGTLVGVALATGAVEALGPDARLFGALAVVSAGLSYTLIRTGYAYSQCFAAAYVVFLLGMGGQEWEQTVPERMALTLLGGALAMLAYAVFPAWETPRLRERLADWLAANGRHAAAVLRHFAEPTADRRADMRSAQLASRRARAAWQEAYDRAQQEPVRPRGLTAQEAKDAQKALEGFDRAATLMESRVPHDDNPSTPEVEELAEALESDTEQAAADVREHRDPDWARVEKALRTWEEAGGRSPALRSEADLQKHALENLATAVSRTPLERDVGSLREDQRVWEAVEAQGNGSEPAHRGG